A stretch of Gallus gallus isolate bGalGal1 chromosome 2, bGalGal1.mat.broiler.GRCg7b, whole genome shotgun sequence DNA encodes these proteins:
- the CSPG5 gene encoding chondroitin sulfate proteoglycan 5 isoform 1 precursor (isoform 1 precursor is encoded by transcript variant 1; The RefSeq protein has 1 substitution compared to this genomic sequence) translates to MAPPAPPPRAALTLLLALSAIGPAAPAPEWPPRNGSSGRAWGGPLQSGAPINSTDPLGPQLEPPGGGPATADPTVGCMGCSGEGAASSVPPVPDAAQDPRLGVTGPTDGDGGVVALGSPEEVGSGEQPTRAGVGPTEGLTPRPPGLPSPGLGLSSPGPNLGLPSLDLPNPNLGLPDPNLGLPNPSLGLPSPGPTPDRPIPNPNPSLDLPDPGLAIQTPNLGLSNPNIPLPSPSPGPGTEPDLLPVAEDSEVSMELPQPSSSPAPAQRARGRTDRTWLGAPEPISAAPGTAEPPEIIDVDYYDVFDGGHGPGGGHGAGGAAQREPGGAATPWGLHELYDDFTPFDEADFYPTTSFYAEGDDDEEEELEEDEEEEEEEDGGLEDENGYRPPASAAPRVPPPPSPTEGTPMARPRPGERAVPENSSECRSGYVRHNSSCRSVCDLVPSYCHNGGQCYLVESHGAFCRCNTQDYTWHKGTRCEAIVTDFQVLCVAVGSAALVLLLLFMLTVFFAKKLYLLKTENSKLRKTKYRTPSELHNDNFSLSTIAEGSHPNDDPGAPHKLQDPLKPGLKDEEPLSILSTAPEEGSKGEPGGCGVPCLHNNLG, encoded by the exons AtggcccccccggccccgccgccccgcgccgccctcACTCTGCTGCTGGCGCTGAGCGCGAtcggccccgccgcgcccg cgcccgAATGGCCGCCCCGCAACGGCAGCTCAGGCAGAGCCTGGGGGGGCCCCCTGCAGAGCGGAGCCCCCATCAACAGCACCGACCCATTGGGACCGCAGCTGGAGCCGCCTGGGGGGGGCCCGGCCACCGCCGACCCTACAGTGGGGTGCATGGGGTGCAGCGGAGAGggggctgccagctctgtgccccccGTGCCCGATGCAGCCCAGGACCCCCGGCTCGGTGTCACTGGGCCCACTGATGGCGATGGCGGCGTggtggccctgggcagccccgaGGAGGTCGGCAGCGGCGAGCAGCCCACCAGGGCCGGCGTTGGGCCCACAGAGGGGCTGACACCGCGCCCCCCCGGCCTCCCCAGCCCCGGCCTTGGCCTCTCCAGCCCTGGGCCCAACCTTGGTCTTCCCAGCCTCGACCTTCCCAATCCCAATCTCGGTCTTCCCGACCCCAACCTCGGTCTTCCCAACCCCAGCCTTGGCCTCCCCAGCCCCGGGCCCACCCCTGACCGTCCcattcccaaccccaaccccagccTTGATCTTCCCGACCCCGGCCTTGCTATTCAGACTCCCAACCTCGGTCTTTCCAACCCCAAcatccccctccccagccccagcccggGCCCGGGCACCGAACCCGACCTTCTTCCCGTGGCCGAAGACTCAGAGGTGTCCATggagctcccccagccctcctccagcccagccccggcACAGAGGGCCCGCGGCCGCACGGACCGCACGTGGTTGGGCGCTCCGGAGCCCATCAGTGCAGCCCCGGGCACGGCGGAGCCGCCCGAGATCATCGACGTTGACTACTACGACGTGTTCGATGGCGGCCATGGGCCCGGGGGCGGCcacggggcgggcggcgcggcgcagAGGGAGCCGGGGGGCGCGGCGACGCCGTGGGGCCTCCACGAGCTCTACGATGACTTCACGCCCTTCGACGAGGCCGATTTCTACCCCACCACCTCCTTCTACGCCGAAGGGGATGATGATGcggaggaggagctggaggaggacgaagaggaggaggaggaggaagatggtGGTCTGGAGGATGAGAATGGCTACAGACCTCCCGCCTCGGCCGCGCCCCGCGTCCCGccgccccccagccccacggaGGGGACCCCCATGGCGCGGCCGAGGCCCGGGGAGCGCGCGGTGCCGGAGAACAGCAGTGAGTGCCGCAGCGGATACGTGCGACACAACAGCTCGTGCCGCTCCGTCTGCGACCTCGTCCCCAGCTACTGCCACAACGGCGGCCAGTGCTACCTGGTGGAGAGCCACGGGGCCTTCTGCAG GTGCAACACACAGGACTACACGTGGCACAAGGGGACGCGCTGCGAGGCCATCGTCACCGACTTCCAGGTGCTGTGTGTGGCCGTGGGCTCGGCCgcgctggtgctgctgctgctcttcatgCTCACTGTCTTCTTTGCCAAGAAGCTCTACCTGCTCAAGACGGAGAACAGCAAACTGCGCAAAACCAA ATACCGCACTCCGTCCGAGCTGCACAACGACAACTTCTCGCTGTCCACCATCGCCGAGGGCTCCCACCCGAAC gATGACCCTGGCGCACCCCACAAGCTGCAGGACCCGCTGAAGCCTGGCCTGAAGGACGAGGAACCGCTCAGCATCCTCAGCACCGCgccagaggagggcagcaagGGCGAACCAGGGGGCTGCGGGGTGCCCTGCCTGCACAACAACCTGGGGTAG
- the CSPG5 gene encoding chondroitin sulfate proteoglycan 5 isoform 2 precursor (isoform 2 precursor is encoded by transcript variant 2; The RefSeq protein has 1 substitution compared to this genomic sequence): protein MAPPAPPPRAALTLLLALSAIGPAAPAPEWPPRNGSSGRAWGGPLQSGAPINSTDPLGPQLEPPGGGPATADPTVGCMGCSGEGAASSVPPVPDAAQDPRLGVTGPTDGDGGVVALGSPEEVGSGEQPTRAGVGPTEGLTPRPPGLPSPGLGLSSPGPNLGLPSLDLPNPNLGLPDPNLGLPNPSLGLPSPGPTPDRPIPNPNPSLDLPDPGLAIQTPNLGLSNPNIPLPSPSPGPGTEPDLLPVAEDSEVSMELPQPSSSPAPAQRARGRTDRTWLGAPEPISAAPGTAEPPEIIDVDYYDVFDGGHGPGGGHGAGGAAQREPGGAATPWGLHELYDDFTPFDEADFYPTTSFYAEGDDDEEEELEEDEEEEEEEDGGLEDENGYRPPASAAPRVPPPPSPTEGTPMARPRPGERAVPENSSECRSGYVRHNSSCRSVCDLVPSYCHNGGQCYLVESHGAFCRCNTQDYTWHKGTRCEAIVTDFQVLCVAVGSAALVLLLLFMLTVFFAKKLYLLKTENSKLRKTKYRTPSELHNDNFSLSTIAEGSHPNREAQHRAL from the exons AtggcccccccggccccgccgccccgcgccgccctcACTCTGCTGCTGGCGCTGAGCGCGAtcggccccgccgcgcccg cgcccgAATGGCCGCCCCGCAACGGCAGCTCAGGCAGAGCCTGGGGGGGCCCCCTGCAGAGCGGAGCCCCCATCAACAGCACCGACCCATTGGGACCGCAGCTGGAGCCGCCTGGGGGGGGCCCGGCCACCGCCGACCCTACAGTGGGGTGCATGGGGTGCAGCGGAGAGggggctgccagctctgtgccccccGTGCCCGATGCAGCCCAGGACCCCCGGCTCGGTGTCACTGGGCCCACTGATGGCGATGGCGGCGTggtggccctgggcagccccgaGGAGGTCGGCAGCGGCGAGCAGCCCACCAGGGCCGGCGTTGGGCCCACAGAGGGGCTGACACCGCGCCCCCCCGGCCTCCCCAGCCCCGGCCTTGGCCTCTCCAGCCCTGGGCCCAACCTTGGTCTTCCCAGCCTCGACCTTCCCAATCCCAATCTCGGTCTTCCCGACCCCAACCTCGGTCTTCCCAACCCCAGCCTTGGCCTCCCCAGCCCCGGGCCCACCCCTGACCGTCCcattcccaaccccaaccccagccTTGATCTTCCCGACCCCGGCCTTGCTATTCAGACTCCCAACCTCGGTCTTTCCAACCCCAAcatccccctccccagccccagcccggGCCCGGGCACCGAACCCGACCTTCTTCCCGTGGCCGAAGACTCAGAGGTGTCCATggagctcccccagccctcctccagcccagccccggcACAGAGGGCCCGCGGCCGCACGGACCGCACGTGGTTGGGCGCTCCGGAGCCCATCAGTGCAGCCCCGGGCACGGCGGAGCCGCCCGAGATCATCGACGTTGACTACTACGACGTGTTCGATGGCGGCCATGGGCCCGGGGGCGGCcacggggcgggcggcgcggcgcagAGGGAGCCGGGGGGCGCGGCGACGCCGTGGGGCCTCCACGAGCTCTACGATGACTTCACGCCCTTCGACGAGGCCGATTTCTACCCCACCACCTCCTTCTACGCCGAAGGGGATGATGATGcggaggaggagctggaggaggacgaagaggaggaggaggaggaagatggtGGTCTGGAGGATGAGAATGGCTACAGACCTCCCGCCTCGGCCGCGCCCCGCGTCCCGccgccccccagccccacggaGGGGACCCCCATGGCGCGGCCGAGGCCCGGGGAGCGCGCGGTGCCGGAGAACAGCAGTGAGTGCCGCAGCGGATACGTGCGACACAACAGCTCGTGCCGCTCCGTCTGCGACCTCGTCCCCAGCTACTGCCACAACGGCGGCCAGTGCTACCTGGTGGAGAGCCACGGGGCCTTCTGCAG GTGCAACACACAGGACTACACGTGGCACAAGGGGACGCGCTGCGAGGCCATCGTCACCGACTTCCAGGTGCTGTGTGTGGCCGTGGGCTCGGCCgcgctggtgctgctgctgctcttcatgCTCACTGTCTTCTTTGCCAAGAAGCTCTACCTGCTCAAGACGGAGAACAGCAAACTGCGCAAAACCAA ATACCGCACTCCGTCCGAGCTGCACAACGACAACTTCTCGCTGTCCACCATCGCCGAGGGCTCCCACCCGAAC AGAGAAGCGCAGCATAGAGCCCTCTAA
- the ELP6 gene encoding elongator complex protein 6, giving the protein MLEELNELLDATPQRPDTGKFTLLRDSRTDGSFLVHHFLSFYLRAGCKVCFLALVQSFSHYNIVAQKLGVSLTAAKERGQLVFLEGLKSCLDLVFGEEEPSGQPSPLQFISGSVSNLKDLFDFVRTSLAPTDSDSWKGRVLLVDDLSVLLSLGAAPVDVLDFIHYCRMVVCSQLKGNIVVLVHGSEDSEDEENKLVVTSLCHHSNLILWVQGLATGFCKDVHGEIKIIKRLSLESTEQDVIQIYQYKIQDKNVTFFARGLSAAVL; this is encoded by the exons atgctggaggagctgaacGAACTGCTGGACGCCACCCCGCAGCGCCCGGACACG GGTAAATTCACACTGCTGCGAGACAGCAGAACGGATGGCAGCTTCCTGGTGCACCACTTCCTCTCCTTCTACCTCAGAG CTGGCTGCAAGGTTTGCTTCCTGGCCCTGGTCCAGTCCTTCAGTCACTATAACATCGTAGCACAGAAGCTG gGAGTCAGCCTGACAGCTGCCAAGGAGCGGGGACAGCTTGTCTTTTTGGAAGGCCTCAAGTCCTGCCTTGACCTCGTGTTTGGGGAGGAGGAGCCGTCAGGACAGCCCAGTCCTCTTCAGTTTATAAG TGGGAGCGTTTCCAACCTCAAAGACCTGTTTGACTTCGTCCGGACGTCCCTGGCGCCCACTGACAGCGACTCCTGGAAGGGCCGGGTGCTGCTGGTGGATGATCTCAGcgtgctgctcagcctgggtGCTGCGCCAGTGGACGTGCTGGACTTCATCCACTACTGCAGAATGGTGGTGTGCTCTCAGCTCAAG GGGAACATTGTGGTGCTGGTTCATGGCAGCGAGGATTCAGAAGATGAGGAGAACAAGCTGGTGGTGACCTCCCTGTGTCATCACAGCAACCTGATCCTGTGGGTGCAGGGGCTGGCAACTGGCTTCTGCAAGGATGTTCATGGGGAG attaaaataattaagagaCTGTCCTTGGAGTCAACAGAGCAGGACGTCATCCAGATCTACCAGTACAAGATCCAGGACAAGAACGTCACCTTTTTTGCTAGAGGGCTGTCAGCTGCTGTCCTGTGA